The following are encoded in a window of uncultured Ilyobacter sp. genomic DNA:
- a CDS encoding ATPase produces MNQDIKKILKNSIITSVIVLVYGILIRSFAVYIGMFGGCVISWIGFYSICLEAEAAVKNDNPFRATVTGYLKRYLIYGIYLGILINFFGIPTFLGGAIGLLNIKFNISLMAVLTVLKKIQSRLKKLK; encoded by the coding sequence ATGAATCAAGATATAAAAAAAATTTTGAAAAATTCTATTATAACATCGGTAATTGTTCTTGTTTACGGAATTTTGATAAGGAGTTTTGCGGTATACATAGGAATGTTTGGAGGGTGTGTAATTTCCTGGATTGGTTTTTATAGTATATGTCTAGAGGCCGAAGCAGCTGTAAAAAATGACAATCCATTCAGAGCAACAGTAACGGGATATTTAAAGAGATATTTAATATACGGTATTTATTTGGGGATACTTATAAATTTTTTTGGGATTCCAACTTTTTTAGGCGGAGCCATAGGACTACTAAATATTAAATTTAATATTTCACTTATGGCTGTATTAACCGTCTTAAAAAAAATACAAAGCAGGTTAAAAAAATTAAAATAA
- the atpH gene encoding ATP synthase F1 subunit delta has protein sequence MIEAQVGKRYAAAIYEISESNEKVKELYEELNLVMELYKGDKEFKNLVDHPLIKVEEKKEFMGKVFSKFEESTLNVLFYLVEKKRLSYIKSIVAEYLKIYYTKNHIVDVEAIFAIEPSEEQKSRLVKKLEKKTGKKVNLIVNIDKSIIAGGIIKIGDEIIDGSVRRQLDTVASN, from the coding sequence ATGATAGAAGCGCAAGTAGGGAAAAGATATGCTGCAGCCATTTATGAAATATCAGAATCTAATGAAAAAGTAAAAGAACTTTACGAGGAACTAAATCTTGTAATGGAGCTTTATAAAGGGGATAAGGAATTTAAAAACCTTGTGGATCACCCTCTTATAAAAGTGGAAGAAAAAAAAGAATTTATGGGTAAAGTCTTTTCAAAATTTGAGGAATCCACTCTTAATGTTCTTTTCTACCTAGTAGAAAAGAAAAGACTGTCTTATATAAAGTCGATTGTAGCAGAGTACCTGAAAATCTACTATACAAAAAACCATATAGTAGATGTAGAAGCTATTTTTGCCATTGAACCTAGTGAAGAACAGAAGAGCAGACTTGTCAAAAAGCTAGAAAAGAAAACCGGGAAAAAAGTTAACTTAATAGTTAACATAGATAAATCCATTATTGCCGGTGGAATTATAAAAATCGGTGATGAAATAATCGACGGAAGCGTTAGAAGACAGCTTGATACAGTTGCAAGCAACTAG
- the atpB gene encoding F0F1 ATP synthase subunit A, with product MKMLGFVQFETPPLVEGPKIMFFVPLPQSMHDFPFALKMAEGSYGFPVTITIISTWCVMLFLILIFRWASQNLEIMPGKKQAFFETVYAFFDALIGQMLGAWKKKYFTYISTLFLFILISNIVSFFPIPGFSYEDGLLKIAPALRTPTADLNTTVGLALITTYSFMAASFRVSGFFGFFKGLFEPMPLMFPINLAGEFAKPTNISIRLFGNMFAGMVILGLLYKAAPALIPAPMHLYFDLFSGIVQSFVFIMLTMVYIQGSIGDAEYVD from the coding sequence ATGAAGATGCTTGGATTTGTTCAGTTTGAAACTCCACCATTGGTAGAAGGGCCAAAGATAATGTTTTTTGTGCCACTTCCACAATCAATGCATGATTTTCCTTTTGCTTTAAAAATGGCAGAAGGTAGCTATGGGTTTCCAGTAACGATAACAATAATCAGTACATGGTGTGTTATGCTATTCCTCATACTGATTTTTAGATGGGCTTCACAAAATCTAGAAATTATGCCAGGAAAGAAGCAGGCATTCTTTGAAACTGTCTATGCATTCTTTGATGCATTGATAGGACAAATGCTAGGTGCTTGGAAGAAAAAATATTTTACTTACATATCGACTTTATTTTTATTCATACTGATTTCAAATATTGTTTCATTTTTTCCAATTCCAGGATTTTCCTATGAAGATGGTCTTTTGAAAATTGCACCAGCACTAAGAACACCAACGGCAGATCTTAATACGACAGTAGGTTTGGCTTTAATAACCACTTATAGTTTTATGGCTGCTTCATTTAGAGTATCAGGATTTTTTGGATTTTTTAAAGGTTTGTTTGAACCTATGCCGCTTATGTTTCCCATTAACCTGGCTGGGGAATTTGCAAAGCCGACAAATATTTCAATCAGACTTTTTGGAAATATGTTTGCAGGAATGGTAATACTGGGCTTACTTTATAAAGCTGCTCCAGCTCTTATACCGGCACCTATGCACTTATATTTCGACTTATTTAGTGGAATAGTACAAAGTTTTGTGTTTATAATGTTGACAATGGTATATATTCAAGGTTCCATTGGAGACGCGGAGTATGTTGATTAA
- the atpF gene encoding F0F1 ATP synthase subunit B, whose amino-acid sequence MATQNMPAVSIDINMFWQIINFLILMFFFKKYFQKPIAKMLDARKEKIANELKQAETDRKMAAEANEETQVILKAAKAEANEILFRAEKKADERKETILKEANAQREKTIKSAELEVEKMKKQARKELQSEITTLAVILAEKMINEKLDSKLGENLLNDFIEEVGEDR is encoded by the coding sequence TTGGCAACACAAAATATGCCTGCTGTGTCTATTGACATTAATATGTTTTGGCAGATCATAAACTTTTTGATTTTAATGTTTTTCTTTAAAAAATATTTTCAAAAGCCGATCGCCAAAATGTTGGATGCTAGGAAAGAAAAAATAGCTAACGAGTTGAAACAGGCTGAGACAGATAGAAAAATGGCAGCTGAAGCCAATGAGGAAACCCAAGTTATCCTGAAAGCGGCTAAAGCAGAAGCCAATGAAATTCTATTTAGGGCTGAAAAGAAAGCTGACGAAAGAAAAGAAACTATTTTAAAAGAAGCCAATGCTCAAAGAGAAAAGACTATAAAGTCTGCTGAATTAGAAGTTGAAAAAATGAAAAAACAGGCTAGGAAAGAGCTCCAATCAGAAATTACTACTTTAGCAGTTATCCTTGCTGAAAAAATGATCAATGAAAAACTTGATTCTAAATTGGGAGAAAACCTACTCAATGACTTTATTGAAGAGGTAGGCGAAGACAGATGA
- the atpE gene encoding ATP synthase F0 subunit C, with the protein MDMLLAKTVVLAASAIGAGTAMIAGIGPGVGQGYAAGKAVESVARQPEAKGDIISTMVLGQAVAESTGIYSLVIALILLYANPFVGLLG; encoded by the coding sequence ATGGATATGTTATTAGCTAAAACTGTAGTATTGGCAGCGTCTGCTATAGGTGCTGGAACAGCAATGATCGCAGGTATAGGACCAGGGGTAGGACAAGGATATGCAGCAGGTAAAGCGGTAGAATCTGTAGCTAGACAACCAGAAGCAAAAGGAGATATTATCTCTACAATGGTACTAGGACAAGCGGTAGCGGAATCAACTGGTATCTACTCACTAGTTATTGCTCTGATCCTTCTTTATGCTAACCCATTTGTCGGACTATTAGGATAA
- a CDS encoding class I SAM-dependent methyltransferase, with protein MYQEFAKVYDKFMEFADYDGWHDFVSYVIKGNNPGAKTLLDLGCGTGEVLKRFIREYECTGVDLSEEMLFIAKEKLSDSGKEIPLLCQNMKDLSLDKKYDIVISLFDTVNHLLSIGDLERLFEKIKIHLNTGGIYIFDVVDRNFMDEMFQDGFFIDKRDDMTVIWEHYRENQLDHIDTTFFVREKNGLYKKYNEEHTKKIFTHREIQLTAKKSGLHVENIYEESSLAGERFFYVIKK; from the coding sequence ATGTATCAGGAGTTTGCAAAGGTTTACGACAAGTTCATGGAGTTCGCTGACTATGATGGGTGGCATGACTTTGTATCCTATGTTATAAAGGGAAATAATCCCGGTGCAAAAACTCTTTTAGATTTGGGGTGTGGGACTGGAGAAGTTCTGAAAAGATTTATCCGCGAGTATGAATGTACCGGAGTTGACCTTTCTGAGGAGATGCTTTTCATCGCAAAAGAAAAACTAAGTGACTCAGGGAAAGAGATTCCTCTGCTGTGTCAGAATATGAAGGACCTAAGTCTAGATAAAAAGTACGACATAGTGATATCTCTGTTTGATACAGTGAACCACCTTTTAAGTATAGGGGACTTAGAACGACTATTTGAAAAAATAAAAATTCATCTGAACACTGGTGGCATATATATATTTGACGTTGTAGATAGGAATTTTATGGATGAAATGTTCCAAGATGGTTTTTTTATAGATAAACGTGATGATATGACTGTAATTTGGGAACACTATCGAGAAAATCAACTAGATCATATAGATACAACTTTTTTTGTGAGAGAAAAGAATGGGCTGTATAAAAAATACAATGAAGAACATACTAAAAAAATTTTTACTCATAGAGAAATACAGTTAACTGCCAAAAAATCTGGATTGCATGTAGAAAATATATATGAAGAAAGTAGCCTTGCTGGAGAACGTTTTTTTTATGTGATAAAGAAATGA
- the atpA gene encoding F0F1 ATP synthase subunit alpha, whose protein sequence is MKIRPEEISSIIKTEIENYKKSLDIKTSGSVVEVGDGIARIYGLSNAKAGELLDFPNGIKGMVLNLEENNVGAVLLGDPTGVKEGDEVRATGEVAAVPAGEGLLGRVVNALGEPIDGKGDIKTEKMMLLERKAYGIIARKPVHEPLQTGIKSIDGMVPIGRGQRELIIGDRQTGKTAVALDAIINQKGTGVKCIYVAIGQRRSTVAQIVKKLENAGAMEYTIVVAATASEPAPLQYMAPYCGVSMGEYFMDKGEHVLIIYDDLSKHAVAYREMSLLLKRPPGREAYPGDVFYLHSRLLERAAKLSDDLGAGSITALPIIETQAGDVSAFIPTNVISITDGQIFLDSELFNSGFRPAINAGISVSRVGGSAQIKAMKQVAAKVKLELAQYSELLTFAQFGSDLDKATKAQLERGHRIMEVLKQDQYKPYRVEEQVVSFFMVLNGYVDDTPIDEVRRFEEELIANLKNNTEILKEILEKKALDDEIEAKLRKAIEDFKKNFS, encoded by the coding sequence TTGAAGATCAGACCGGAAGAGATCAGCAGCATAATAAAGACTGAGATCGAAAATTATAAAAAATCTTTAGACATTAAAACTTCAGGTTCTGTCGTAGAAGTAGGAGATGGAATCGCAAGAATATACGGTCTTAGTAATGCAAAAGCCGGAGAACTTTTAGATTTTCCTAATGGAATAAAAGGAATGGTACTAAATCTTGAGGAAAACAATGTAGGTGCCGTATTACTAGGAGACCCTACAGGAGTAAAAGAGGGAGACGAGGTAAGGGCCACTGGAGAAGTAGCAGCGGTGCCAGCCGGAGAAGGTCTCTTAGGAAGAGTAGTCAACGCTCTAGGAGAGCCTATTGACGGTAAGGGTGACATAAAGACAGAAAAAATGATGCTGCTAGAAAGAAAGGCTTATGGAATAATCGCCAGAAAGCCCGTACATGAACCACTTCAAACAGGTATTAAGTCAATAGACGGAATGGTACCGATAGGAAGAGGTCAAAGAGAACTTATCATCGGTGACAGACAGACTGGTAAGACGGCTGTAGCACTTGATGCAATTATAAACCAAAAAGGTACAGGGGTAAAATGTATCTATGTAGCCATAGGTCAAAGAAGATCAACTGTAGCTCAGATAGTCAAAAAACTTGAAAATGCCGGAGCAATGGAATATACAATAGTAGTTGCAGCAACGGCTTCAGAACCAGCACCTCTTCAATATATGGCACCTTATTGTGGTGTATCTATGGGAGAATATTTCATGGATAAGGGAGAGCACGTATTAATAATATACGATGACCTTTCTAAACATGCGGTTGCATACAGAGAGATGTCACTTCTACTGAAGAGACCTCCAGGAAGAGAAGCTTATCCAGGAGACGTATTCTATCTTCACTCAAGACTTCTTGAGAGAGCGGCAAAACTATCTGATGATCTAGGGGCAGGTTCAATAACGGCACTTCCAATAATTGAGACACAGGCAGGAGACGTATCTGCGTTTATTCCTACCAATGTAATTTCAATAACAGACGGACAGATATTCCTAGATTCTGAACTGTTTAACTCTGGATTCAGACCAGCAATAAATGCAGGTATATCAGTATCGAGGGTTGGAGGATCAGCACAGATAAAGGCTATGAAACAAGTTGCCGCAAAAGTAAAACTAGAACTAGCACAGTACAGTGAACTTTTGACATTTGCACAGTTTGGATCAGACCTAGACAAAGCTACAAAAGCTCAACTTGAAAGAGGACACAGAATTATGGAGGTCCTAAAGCAGGATCAATATAAGCCTTACAGAGTAGAAGAGCAAGTGGTTTCATTCTTTATGGTTTTAAATGGGTACGTCGACGATACACCTATTGATGAAGTAAGAAGATTCGAAGAGGAACTAATAGCTAATTTAAAAAACAACACTGAGATACTGAAAGAGATACTAGAGAAAAAAGCTCTTGATGATGAAATAGAGGCTAAGTTAAGAAAAGCCATTGAAGATTTTAAAAAAAACTTTAGTTAA